The nucleotide sequence CCATTCCTAATAATCACGGAAAGCATAGCTACCTCTGCTAATAGGATGAATCATGCAGCTCTTGTTCACTGTTTCTGTTGTTTCTCCTGGTTTGCAGCAAGTATATATGTACTTCCGAGGCAGTGGCAAAGCAGCTGAGATGAAGCGTGAAGCCGCAAGAGGAGCCATGAGGGCTGCATTGTAAGGCTGCAATTCCCGATAGAAGCGAGATATATGTGGATTCAGGCTGAATGGAGACTATGGAATTCCAGCGGACTCTTGTCATACTTGTTCCAtaagttgtttttctttttctttgttttgtgaTAAAAGTATTGTATTGGAGAGGTTGCTTCAACTTGGGATTAGAAATCTTTTAGACATGATCTACTGTAAATTTGAATTAGAAAGGTGGTGTTCATTTATATCTGTTCATGTCCCTCGCTTGAAACACTAGTTTCATAAACCATGCTTGGCATCCAGAACATCTCTTGAAAGCAGAAATTTATTAACGCTTCAAATGATATCATTCAGAGGTGTGGCATAAACATCTCATCTTTAGAATTTCGCAGACAGGTGTGTTGCACTCTTTCAGTAAGTCCACTGagatcataataaaaaaatgaacacATGCCTCAAGTGTCGTTGCTCTACTTGATTTCCTCCAGACCAATTCCTCATTGGGCTCTTCTTTCAAAAGTGCCGGAGGCTCAAAGGGGTTATTAATGGTGGACGTGGACCACATTGCCTCAGCTGCAATTCCACTAGCTGCTGTTACATTACATCTTCCAAGTTACCCAAGGGCCAGAGCAAGTGCCGTTGACTTGTTTGAGTTCCTCCAATTAGGTAAGGCTTTGGAGATAAAGCTACACCTCAGCTGCTTAGCAACCAAAGCTTTCCAATTAATACATATCAGTTCCCCTGTCGAAGATGTTGAAGGGGCCCCCTCAGGCTCCTCATCACTGTCCGGCTGTCCGCTGTCCTCTGTCCTCTAGTCAAACTGCTTGTACGCAATGTTactgttttataaaacataatatccaatttatcatttttttttcctcctcaaAGGAAACAAGGAGTTAATAAAGAGAAGAAACGACATCTACATAAATATTATATCttctcatattatttatttatataaccACGAAGAAAAAACAAGTCAAAAATAAGCACTCATAGTCATAGAGATAACCCACAAACCCAAATCAGCATAACAACTTCCTAAAAGACTACATCACATACTAATAATAGAAACTATTACCGGCTACAGCCAATCCATAACCCACGCTCTAACAGTAAGCGGTACACTTCTTCTTGCAGTCCATGGTGCACCCACCCCCACCCCCGCCGGCGCCGTAGTTCTTGCCGGATCGGCTGTAAGAGGTGAAGCACTTGGCCGGACACGTCAGCTTCTTCATGTAGCAGGGACCCTTTTCCTTACACACCACCGTCGGCCTTATGGTTCCTCCCTTGGAGTACCCACCTGACGGCCCTCCGTACCCGGCTCCATACCCTCCGCCGAAGTTCCCCCACCCGTTTTCGAAACCCGGTACCCCGAACCCACCTCCAGGGCCGAAGAAGCCGTTACCGGGGTCTGTTCCGCTGCCAACGCCCTTGTTGTTGGGGTCGGTGGTGGGCTTCCCTTTGACGGCCTTGAGCTCGGGTGTGAAGGAGTCAGCTGGGCGGGTGGCGAAGGAGAAGGTGGTGGTTGTGGTGAGCAAAAGAAGCAAGAGAAAAGAGGTGGCGAGGGTGTTCATGcttggtttctttgttggttTGCCTTGTTAGAGATGAGTGAGAGATGTGAAAATAGATAGGAGAGGCAAATAAATACCCGAGATCAAGTGGGGGTGACTGTGAAAGGGCATTTaaaggagagagagagctgGAGGACAGTTGAGAGGAGGAGGGCGGGCCTCCATCACTCATGGGTAGGTTGGGTGCAATTAGTGCgctctattttttcttcattgcttcatctttttctttttaaatatatctgTATATTGTATTAATTATTCACTTCATTTTTGGCAAATCAACTTTTGCCACGTGATCAGCTCCATATCGGAATGGCAAACTAAAGTCGACACATCATTGACTATACCATAATGCTGTGTTACATTAATATTAACATTATCAGGCGCATCACGCATGGAAGAGACATAAGCACACATATATACAAACATATCGTGGGCGAGCAGTAGGGTGGCAAAGCATTATTGTGTAATCGACCCGATTCAAAGTCtgtcatatatttttcatgatcaAATACAATCCAATTcgatttaattatttatttgtgtcTGTTTAGATTGACCCATTGAATCAAATGACTAAATTTTGACAAGAAAAACAACCCATGATGCGAATTGTGCGGAGGAGTGCACGGGGGGGTATTCTCTAGGTTAAGGAATTGATGGCATGCAATGGGCAAGACCTTCAGGTGGATAGGGAAATAGAATATTTAATCTTTGGGATTATGATTCAGCTGTTGTACAGTGAATTTGTCATTACTACTTGCTTGCAGCTTCACAATTGAGAGGGGGTCCATCACACATGTTTGTACGGGTTGTGGGAGAGCTGTGAATCTGCGTCCCATCATGGTGATAAGGATAGTTACTACCGCACTTCAAATACAAGCCCCACACGCTTTGTGGACCATGGCACCGCccccatttttaattttttattgtcctTTGAATTTGGTTTAGAATTGGATTCAAATTTTGTGCTTTCAATCCCCCAAAATACTCGATAatattgatattaaaaacaaaaatataattaaaactattggAGTTTGCCTCATAAATGACAAAGTATAATGATAGCAtccaatcatataaatattgtttactTTGGGTTTAAGAGGTCATATATGCCAAATATCAAGATATATCATGAATTTGTCCCACAAATGGTAAAGTATAATGACCCATATCCAATTATGTgaatattattcattttgagTTTAAAGAGGTCACTAagatgatgtttatttttttacttaattctaaatagaaccttaatacttaatagtattaaatattaggttgtttgtttttgtaatattttatttctattaagtattaaaaagtaaaaaaaaaaaaaaaccaatatgttattttttctatttaaaaaaagttatatattttgactttttctatttaataaaaagtttataataagttatgaaaaagtaaaaaaataaacaacctaaattctaaaagcaaattactttaagtaaaaagctaaaaaaacaaacatcacctaaatctttaaaaatagtttacaaAGTTAAGATAAATTGTATATAATGATACATACCTAACTATATAGATATTGTCTGTTTTAAACCTAAAAAACCcttataactttaaaacatgTATTTAAG is from Vitis riparia cultivar Riparia Gloire de Montpellier isolate 1030 chromosome 10, EGFV_Vit.rip_1.0, whole genome shotgun sequence and encodes:
- the LOC117923803 gene encoding heterogeneous nuclear ribonucleoprotein A2 homolog 2-like, with the protein product MNTLATSFLLLLLLTTTTTFSFATRPADSFTPELKAVKGKPTTDPNNKGVGSGTDPGNGFFGPGGGFGVPGFENGWGNFGGGYGAGYGGPSGGYSKGGTIRPTVVCKEKGPCYMKKLTCPAKCFTSYSRSGKNYGAGGGGGGCTMDCKKKCTAYC